In candidate division WOR-3 bacterium, one DNA window encodes the following:
- a CDS encoding DUF2130 domain-containing protein has protein sequence MNENIIICPNCKTKINVSEVLYQQIEEKIRNNYEKKLNEKILLEKEKLRKSLKEEIEKEQQELIKTLKTELEEKSRKVKEIYVLQAELEKLKREKEESEAKIKLEMEKKFSERLNEEKKRIQKQIEEEIFLKLKDKDKIIEDLKNQLEEAKRKAEISSIQLRGEVQEIEIERLLKNLYPTDRIVEIKKGQKGADVLQIVINNQGKECGKIYYESKRTKEFNYDWLRKLREDNLEMKADILVLVTETMPEKEDRFFFKDGVWICSFFELKPVSFILRHFLLEIDNIETTQKGKETKMELLYNYLTSNEFKNQFLAIVEGFVELQKSYLEERKRMEALWAKREQQFRKILDNAARFYGTIKGIAGKTLPEIEIFEDKKELPLL, from the coding sequence ATGAATGAAAATATTATTATCTGTCCAAATTGTAAAACAAAAATTAATGTGAGTGAAGTTTTGTATCAACAGATTGAGGAGAAAATTAGAAATAATTATGAAAAAAAATTAAATGAGAAGATTTTATTAGAGAAGGAAAAGTTGCGAAAAAGTTTAAAAGAGGAGATTGAAAAGGAACAACAAGAATTGATAAAAACCTTAAAAACCGAATTGGAGGAAAAATCAAGAAAAGTCAAAGAAATATATGTTTTACAAGCAGAACTGGAAAAATTAAAAAGAGAAAAAGAAGAGAGTGAAGCAAAAATTAAATTAGAAATGGAGAAAAAATTTTCGGAAAGATTAAACGAAGAAAAGAAGAGAATTCAAAAACAGATCGAAGAAGAAATCTTTCTAAAATTAAAGGATAAAGACAAAATTATTGAAGATTTAAAAAATCAATTAGAAGAAGCAAAAAGGAAGGCTGAGATTAGTTCTATTCAATTAAGAGGCGAAGTTCAAGAGATTGAAATTGAGCGGCTTTTAAAAAATCTTTATCCTACCGACAGAATAGTAGAAATCAAGAAAGGGCAAAAGGGAGCTGATGTGTTGCAAATTGTGATAAATAATCAAGGAAAGGAATGCGGAAAAATATATTACGAAAGCAAAAGAACAAAAGAATTTAATTACGATTGGCTAAGAAAATTAAGAGAAGATAACTTAGAGATGAAAGCCGATATTTTAGTTTTAGTAACCGAAACGATGCCCGAGAAAGAAGATAGATTTTTCTTTAAAGATGGTGTTTGGATATGCAGTTTTTTTGAATTAAAACCGGTATCTTTTATTTTGCGCCATTTTCTTTTGGAGATAGATAATATTGAAACAACTCAAAAAGGTAAAGAAACAAAGATGGAGCTTTTGTATAATTATTTAACAAGCAACGAGTTTAAAAATCAATTTTTAGCAATTGTTGAAGGATTTGTTGAATTACAAAAAAGTTATTTGGAAGAAAGAAAGCGGATGGAAGCCCTCTGGGCAAAACGAGAACAGCAGTTTAGAAAAATTTTAGATAATGCTGCAAGATTTTATGGTACAATAAAAGGCATTGCCGGTAAGACCTTACCAGAAATTGAGATTTTTGAAGATAAAAAAGAATTGCCTTTATTATAA
- a CDS encoding FeoA family protein — MKNAKKVCSLKNLKINKKAKIKEINLSFSYVKRLNLLGIKKGREIEKIGKIGSLLIFKTKKGFLVLPENLAKEVLVENE; from the coding sequence GTGAAAAATGCCAAAAAAGTTTGTAGTTTAAAAAATTTAAAGATTAACAAAAAAGCCAAAATAAAAGAGATTAATCTTTCTTTTTCTTATGTAAAGAGATTAAATCTCTTAGGGATAAAAAAGGGAAGAGAAATTGAAAAAATAGGTAAAATTGGAAGTTTGTTAATTTTTAAAACCAAGAAAGGTTTCTTGGTTTTGCCAGAAAATTTGGCAAAGGAGGTTTTGGTTGAAAATGAATAA
- a CDS encoding methylmalonyl-CoA mutase family protein, whose amino-acid sequence MEKKKLEELIKNWQKIYEESIKKLPEREKEFVLTSRIPIKPVYTPLDYDIEKYEEKLSLPGMFPFTRGIHPTMYRSRLWTMRQYAGFGTAEETNKRYHYLLSQGQTGLSIAFDLPTQLGYDSDHPRAKGEVGKVGVAISSLADMEVLFKGIDLNKISTSMTINATCCIILAMYYLLAEKQGADLKNLSGTVQNDILKEYIARGCYIFPPKPSMRLVRDVIIWCNENLPRFNPISVSGYHIREAGANAVQEIAFTLADGLEYIKEVVNKGVAVNKFASRISFFFAAHSNILEEVAKFRAARRLWAKLLREKYQANDEACRLRFHTQTGGVTLTAQQPENNIIRVAYQALAAVLGGTQSLHTNSFDEALSLPTEKAVTIALRTQQILAYESGVADVCDPLAGSYFVENLTDEIEKRAQEIIDEIEKLGGATKAIEIGYIQEKINESAYEYQKELEKGIRKIVGVNCFEEEKKEKYEILKIDECLERKRIEELKDYKKNRDLVKLKEALKKLKEIAQSEENIMPAVIEAVRNGATVGEISDVFREVFGEYQSKIF is encoded by the coding sequence ATGGAAAAGAAAAAATTAGAAGAATTAATTAAAAATTGGCAAAAGATATATGAAGAGTCTATTAAGAAATTACCAGAAAGAGAGAAAGAATTTGTTTTAACTTCCAGAATTCCAATAAAACCGGTTTACACTCCGTTAGATTATGATATTGAAAAATATGAAGAAAAACTATCTTTACCCGGGATGTTCCCCTTTACGAGAGGCATTCATCCAACGATGTATCGTTCAAGGCTATGGACGATGAGACAGTATGCTGGTTTTGGGACAGCGGAGGAGACAAATAAAAGATATCATTATTTATTATCCCAGGGACAAACCGGTCTTTCAATTGCCTTTGATTTACCTACTCAACTGGGTTACGATTCGGATCATCCGAGAGCAAAGGGCGAAGTAGGCAAAGTAGGCGTTGCGATTTCCTCTTTAGCAGACATGGAGGTTCTCTTTAAGGGAATTGATTTAAATAAAATTTCTACCTCTATGACAATTAATGCTACCTGTTGTATTATTTTAGCAATGTATTATCTTTTGGCAGAGAAGCAGGGTGCTGATTTAAAAAACTTAAGTGGAACTGTTCAAAATGATATTTTGAAAGAGTATATTGCTCGCGGTTGTTATATTTTCCCCCCAAAACCTTCGATGCGATTGGTAAGAGATGTTATAATTTGGTGTAATGAAAATTTACCAAGATTTAATCCGATCAGTGTTTCTGGTTATCACATTAGAGAAGCCGGTGCCAATGCGGTACAAGAAATCGCTTTCACTTTGGCGGATGGTTTAGAATATATCAAAGAAGTAGTTAATAAGGGGGTAGCAGTTAATAAATTTGCTTCCCGGATTTCTTTTTTCTTTGCTGCTCATTCAAATATTTTAGAGGAGGTAGCAAAATTTCGAGCTGCTCGAAGGTTATGGGCAAAACTTTTAAGAGAGAAGTATCAAGCAAACGATGAGGCTTGTCGTTTAAGATTTCATACTCAAACCGGTGGTGTAACCTTAACTGCTCAACAGCCGGAGAACAACATTATTCGTGTTGCCTATCAAGCACTTGCAGCTGTTTTGGGCGGCACTCAAAGTCTCCATACCAATTCTTTTGATGAAGCTCTTTCCTTGCCTACCGAAAAGGCGGTAACGATAGCCTTAAGGACTCAGCAGATTTTGGCTTATGAGAGTGGTGTAGCTGATGTTTGCGATCCTTTGGCTGGTTCTTATTTCGTAGAAAATTTAACCGATGAGATAGAAAAAAGGGCACAAGAAATTATTGATGAAATTGAAAAATTAGGAGGGGCCACGAAAGCAATTGAAATAGGATATATTCAAGAAAAAATAAATGAAAGTGCCTATGAATATCAAAAAGAGTTAGAAAAAGGTATAAGAAAAATTGTTGGAGTTAATTGTTTTGAAGAAGAAAAAAAAGAAAAATACGAAATTTTAAAAATTGACGAATGTTTAGAAAGAAAAAGAATAGAAGAGTTAAAAGATTATAAAAAGAATCGTGATTTGGTTAAGTTAAAAGAAGCACTTAAGAAATTGAAAGAAATTGCCCAGAGCGAAGAAAATATTATGCCAGCAGTTATTGAGGCAGTAAGAAATGGTGCTACGGTTGGTGAAATTTCTGATGTTTTTCGTGAGGTTTTTGGGGAATATCAATCAAAGATTTTTTAA
- a CDS encoding ferrous iron transporter B, which translates to MIKKILLFGNPNVGKSVIFTRLTGTTVIISNYPGTTVEYHQGEIRLNNEKVKVIDVPGIYSLIEPTNPAEKVAKEMLEKAKDEGSFIVINVLDATNLERNLNLTLQLIKERIPMIIALNLWDETRHLGIDIDYKKLSQILDLPIFPTCAITGEGIKDLKENLNKAKISNFQFKEEERWQEIGRIIKEVQKISHRHHTFLERIEDFTIKPFTGLISAAIILFLTFLLVRLIGESLINYLFNPLFNNLYLPNMIKLIEKIKSPLIFNIFIGKEIEPLKSFGILNTGLYIPFVIVLPYLFAFYLILSILEDVGYLARLAIVFDGFVHRLGIHGYSLIPIILGIGCKVPAIMATRILERKRERILTTLLILLSSPCLPQTTMVIALLAPYGIKYLFLIFFLLIFLSLIITFILNRIFKGEVQEIFIEIPPYRLPYFLMVFKKLYFRIKLFIKEAVPLIIGGIFFFGMLDILKIIEFLEKISKPIFEKLLSLPKEIVPVMITGFLRKDVSIALLVPFNLTPKQLIISSIFLILYLPCLSTTLILIREFKIRDAFKIIIFQLILGLLISLVLNLIL; encoded by the coding sequence GTGATTAAAAAAATTCTTCTTTTCGGCAATCCAAATGTTGGTAAATCGGTAATTTTTACTCGTTTAACAGGTACAACAGTAATTATTAGTAATTATCCGGGAACAACCGTTGAATATCATCAAGGAGAAATAAGATTAAATAATGAAAAAGTAAAGGTTATTGATGTCCCCGGAATATATTCGTTAATTGAGCCAACAAATCCGGCAGAAAAAGTAGCAAAAGAAATGTTAGAAAAGGCAAAGGATGAGGGTTCTTTTATTGTTATTAATGTTCTTGATGCCACGAATTTGGAAAGAAATCTTAATTTAACACTTCAGTTGATAAAAGAAAGAATACCAATGATAATTGCTTTAAATCTCTGGGACGAAACGCGGCATTTAGGAATTGATATTGATTATAAAAAACTTTCTCAGATATTAGATTTACCGATATTTCCTACCTGTGCGATAACTGGCGAAGGAATAAAGGATTTAAAAGAGAATTTAAATAAGGCAAAAATAAGTAATTTTCAATTTAAAGAAGAGGAGAGATGGCAAGAGATAGGAAGGATTATAAAAGAAGTCCAAAAAATTAGCCATCGCCATCATACTTTTTTAGAAAGAATTGAAGATTTTACTATCAAACCATTTACTGGTTTAATTTCAGCAGCAATTATCCTCTTTCTAACATTTCTTTTGGTAAGATTAATTGGTGAAAGTTTAATAAATTATCTTTTTAACCCTCTTTTTAATAATTTATATTTGCCAAATATGATAAAGTTGATAGAGAAAATAAAATCGCCTTTAATTTTTAATATTTTTATTGGCAAAGAGATAGAACCACTAAAATCTTTTGGAATATTAAATACCGGTCTTTATATTCCTTTTGTTATTGTGTTACCTTATCTATTTGCCTTTTATTTAATTTTATCAATATTAGAAGATGTTGGTTATTTAGCAAGATTGGCGATAGTGTTTGATGGTTTTGTTCACCGCTTAGGCATTCACGGTTATTCTCTTATTCCAATAATTTTAGGAATCGGTTGTAAAGTTCCGGCAATTATGGCGACAAGAATTTTAGAAAGGAAAAGAGAAAGAATTTTGACAACCCTATTAATTTTACTCTCCTCACCTTGTTTGCCCCAGACAACAATGGTAATTGCCCTTTTAGCTCCTTACGGAATAAAATATCTTTTTCTAATATTTTTTCTTTTAATATTTCTTTCTTTAATCATCACTTTTATTCTAAATAGAATCTTTAAAGGAGAAGTCCAAGAGATCTTTATAGAAATTCCACCTTATCGGCTACCTTATTTTTTAATGGTTTTTAAAAAACTATATTTTCGGATAAAACTATTTATCAAGGAAGCAGTTCCTTTAATTATTGGTGGAATCTTCTTTTTTGGAATGTTAGATATTTTAAAAATTATTGAGTTCTTAGAAAAAATTTCTAAACCAATCTTTGAAAAACTTCTCTCTTTACCCAAAGAAATAGTGCCAGTAATGATAACCGGTTTTTTAAGAAAAGATGTTAGTATTGCTTTATTAGTTCCTTTTAATTTAACTCCTAAACAACTAATTATTTCATCAATATTTTTAATTCTCTATTTACCATGCCTTTCAACAACTTTAATTTTGATAAGGGAATTTAAAATTAGAGATGCTTTTAAAATAATTATTTTCCAATTAATATTGGGTCTCCTTATTTCCCTAGTTTTAAATTTAATACTCTAA
- a CDS encoding transcriptional repressor: MWEEILAKYFNEKGLKKSLKRKKVIDVFFKADKHFNIDELYEKLERKVSRSTIYRTLKLLTECGLAMEQKFEEKNRRYEPVHSSHHDHFICLKCGKIIEFNEEKIESAQNKIAKKYNFKMVSHKLEIYGYCEKCQKSL; encoded by the coding sequence ATGTGGGAGGAAATATTAGCAAAATATTTTAATGAGAAGGGGTTGAAGAAATCACTAAAAAGAAAAAAGGTTATTGATGTTTTTTTTAAAGCAGATAAACATTTTAATATCGATGAACTTTATGAGAAATTAGAGAGAAAAGTAAGTCGTTCAACAATCTATCGGACATTAAAGCTTTTAACCGAATGTGGTTTAGCGATGGAACAGAAGTTTGAAGAAAAAAATAGAAGGTACGAGCCGGTTCATTCTTCCCATCATGATCATTTTATCTGTTTAAAATGTGGCAAGATAATTGAGTTTAATGAGGAAAAGATAGAAAGTGCTCAAAATAAAATTGCTAAAAAATATAATTTTAAAATGGTTTCTCATAAATTAGAAATTTATGGATACTGTGAAAAATGCCAAAAAAGTTTGTAG
- a CDS encoding FeoA family protein yields the protein MNNSQLVDLASLEEGSSAEVVKILGGQGIHSRLESLGIYEGVRIKKISKSPFRGPVIIEVKNCKVAIGYGMAKKILVKKSSD from the coding sequence ATGAATAATTCCCAATTGGTTGATTTGGCAAGTTTGGAAGAAGGTTCTTCAGCAGAGGTGGTAAAAATTCTTGGTGGTCAGGGAATACATTCTCGTTTAGAAAGTTTAGGGATTTATGAAGGTGTAAGAATAAAAAAAATAAGTAAATCTCCTTTCAGGGGTCCAGTAATAATTGAGGTAAAAAACTGTAAGGTGGCAATTGGTTACGGTATGGCAAAGAAGATATTAGTGAAAAAGAGCAGTGATTAA